In Venenivibrio stagnispumantis, the following are encoded in one genomic region:
- the lpxK gene encoding tetraacyldisaccharide 4'-kinase, protein MLVDLRIILKFLSYIYGFFAVLRRLIYEKGLIKKKKLPVYTISVGNLSVGGTGKTPFTIYLSKLLKNKNKKVVVLSRGYKRKSKEKIIICDNDKTFSDCGDEPYLIFKNGINVVVSSDRYKAGLKAKNIFNPDIFILDDGFQHFQLHRDLNILMVDATKPFWKDNLLPYGRLREPASFYKYADIIIITKTQALQEKKLKDLEGYLKSLNKPYFFAKERFSHIVDKDGNIYDFSFFKDKKVIAFAGLGNNKQFFDIVKRYFNVEKFIEFPDHFDYKDYKFEKDKIYITTEKDLIKINQENIFAIKYEIFCDKEFEELINGIIN, encoded by the coding sequence ATGTTGGTAGATTTGAGAATTATATTAAAATTTTTGTCATATATATATGGATTTTTTGCTGTATTGAGAAGATTAATCTATGAAAAAGGGTTAATAAAAAAGAAAAAACTTCCGGTATATACAATATCGGTAGGTAATTTATCTGTTGGCGGAACCGGTAAAACGCCATTTACAATTTATCTATCTAAACTACTTAAAAATAAAAATAAAAAAGTTGTGGTTTTATCAAGAGGATATAAAAGAAAATCAAAAGAAAAAATAATAATCTGTGATAACGATAAAACATTTTCGGATTGCGGAGATGAGCCTTATCTCATATTCAAAAATGGGATAAATGTTGTTGTTTCTTCTGATAGATATAAAGCTGGTTTAAAAGCTAAAAATATATTTAATCCGGATATATTTATACTTGATGATGGATTTCAACATTTTCAACTACACAGAGATTTAAATATCTTAATGGTAGATGCTACAAAACCTTTTTGGAAAGATAATTTACTTCCTTATGGTAGATTAAGAGAGCCGGCTTCTTTTTATAAATATGCAGATATTATAATCATCACAAAAACACAAGCCCTACAAGAAAAAAAGTTAAAAGATTTAGAAGGTTATCTTAAATCATTAAATAAACCTTATTTTTTTGCAAAAGAAAGATTTTCTCATATTGTTGATAAAGATGGCAATATTTATGATTTTTCTTTTTTCAAAGATAAAAAAGTTATAGCTTTTGCCGGTTTAGGAAATAATAAGCAGTTTTTTGATATTGTAAAAAGATATTTTAATGTAGAAAAATTTATAGAGTTTCCAGACCATTTTGATTATAAAGATTACAAATTTGAAAAAGATAAAATATATATAACAACAGAAAAAGATTTAATAAAAATAAATCAGGAAAATATTTTTGCCATAAAATATGAAATCTTTTGCGATAAAGAGTTTGAGGAACTGATAAATGGAATTATTAACTGA
- the obgE gene encoding GTPase ObgE produces MFIDKAKIYVKAGDGGNGCVAFHREKFVPMGGPSGGNGGKGGDVIIVADSKLQTLMDFKYKRHYKAEKGQNGQGGNKTGKDGKDLYIKVPVGTVVKDAQTGEILADLVEEGQSVIVAKGGKGGKGNAAFKTATNQAPTNAEPGEKGEERWIELELKLIADVGIIGFPNAGKSTLISVLSKARPKIADYPFTTLTPVLGVIEFDIGDYLILADIPGLIEGASKGAGLGHEFLRHIERTKYLIHLIDVSDFRERDPIEAFKIINKELKEYSPKLLKKPQIVVANKIDALSDKSLIDKLKDYFTKEGYKFFAVSLITKEGLDELINELRKIKESMLSKV; encoded by the coding sequence ATGTTTATAGACAAAGCTAAAATATATGTAAAAGCAGGAGATGGTGGAAATGGTTGTGTAGCTTTTCATAGGGAAAAGTTTGTCCCTATGGGAGGGCCATCCGGTGGAAATGGTGGAAAAGGTGGAGATGTTATTATTGTTGCAGATTCTAAATTGCAAACATTGATGGATTTTAAATATAAAAGACATTACAAAGCAGAGAAAGGACAAAATGGACAGGGAGGAAATAAAACCGGAAAAGATGGTAAAGATTTATATATAAAAGTGCCTGTTGGAACTGTTGTAAAAGATGCTCAAACAGGAGAAATATTGGCAGATTTAGTAGAAGAAGGACAATCTGTGATAGTTGCAAAAGGAGGAAAAGGAGGCAAAGGAAATGCTGCATTTAAAACGGCAACTAACCAAGCACCTACAAATGCAGAACCGGGAGAAAAAGGTGAAGAAAGATGGATAGAACTTGAATTAAAATTAATTGCAGATGTAGGAATTATTGGATTTCCAAATGCCGGTAAATCAACATTGATATCAGTATTATCAAAAGCAAGACCAAAAATAGCAGATTATCCATTTACTACATTAACACCGGTTCTCGGAGTTATTGAGTTTGATATAGGAGATTATCTTATATTAGCAGATATTCCAGGACTTATAGAAGGAGCTTCCAAAGGAGCCGGACTTGGTCATGAATTCTTAAGACATATAGAAAGGACAAAATATTTAATCCATCTAATAGATGTATCAGATTTTAGGGAAAGAGACCCTATAGAAGCCTTTAAAATAATAAATAAAGAACTTAAAGAATATTCACCTAAATTGCTAAAAAAGCCACAAATAGTTGTGGCAAATAAAATAGATGCACTTTCAGATAAAAGCTTAATAGATAAATTAAAGGATTATTTTACAAAAGAAGGTTATAAATTTTTCGCAGTTTCCCTGATTACAAAAGAAGGTTTAGATGAACTTATAAATGAGTTAAGAAAAATAAAGGAATCTATGTTATCAAAGGTTTAA
- a CDS encoding ribonucleotide-diphosphate reductase subunit beta, producing MFIAKTSVRDNIRLTENPKYPVFKELYTKQKKAVWFPEELNIQQDTLDYKSLTPTEKELFDSAVGYFASSELLVQNVMGNGFFPVLTDPYVKMSFVTQMFMENIHSDFFEIILQSFDMDRRRIYNITLEDKLLMEKQELIIRAVDRITYGKADPDTLEGKKQILTSILLNNIIQEGLFFYSAFAHFFAMKDCGKMKNVVSGIELVLIDESLHLQNGIEAILTIVEENPEIVEDIKFVENIRDTIIDAVELELNYLKTKFGGTTIFGVSYKELEQYMKYIADRRLIELGFEPQFNISQNPLKFLQKEDVKKLTNFFEVAATEYTNF from the coding sequence ATGTTTATAGCTAAAACTTCTGTCAGAGATAATATCAGACTTACAGAAAATCCAAAATATCCTGTATTTAAAGAATTATACACTAAACAGAAAAAAGCTGTCTGGTTTCCTGAAGAGCTTAATATTCAACAGGATACTCTTGATTATAAATCATTGACACCAACAGAAAAAGAGTTATTTGATAGTGCAGTTGGATATTTTGCTTCTTCAGAATTATTAGTTCAAAATGTTATGGGGAATGGATTTTTCCCTGTTTTAACAGACCCTTATGTAAAGATGAGTTTTGTTACCCAGATGTTTATGGAAAATATACATTCTGACTTTTTTGAGATAATTTTACAATCTTTTGATATGGATAGAAGAAGAATTTATAACATAACCCTTGAAGATAAATTACTTATGGAAAAACAAGAATTGATAATAAGAGCAGTAGATAGAATAACTTACGGAAAAGCAGACCCTGATACCTTAGAGGGAAAAAAACAGATATTAACTTCAATTTTATTAAATAATATTATTCAAGAAGGTTTATTCTTTTATTCTGCTTTTGCACATTTCTTTGCTATGAAAGATTGTGGAAAAATGAAAAATGTAGTTTCCGGAATAGAGCTTGTTTTAATAGATGAATCATTACATCTTCAAAACGGCATAGAAGCTATATTAACAATAGTTGAAGAAAATCCAGAGATAGTTGAGGATATAAAATTTGTAGAAAATATAAGAGATACAATAATAGATGCAGTAGAACTTGAATTAAATTATCTAAAAACAAAATTCGGTGGAACAACAATATTCGGGGTATCTTATAAAGAATTAGAACAATATATGAAATACATAGCAGATAGAAGACTTATAGAACTTGGTTTTGAACCACAATTTAATATATCCCAAAATCCACTTAAATTTTTACAAAAAGAAGATGTTAAGAAGTTGACTAACTTCTTTGAAGTAGCGGCTACCGAGTATACTAATTTTTAA
- a CDS encoding deoxyguanosinetriphosphate triphosphohydrolase, whose product MIRENIENIEEKYLHPKATKSKDAKREREEKECNIRTAFQRDRDRILHSKAFRRLKHKTQVFMAPEGDHYRTRLTHTLEVSQIARTIARALRLNEDLVEAIAYGHDLGHTPFGHAGEFILKEGGSYHHAKHSLRVVEKLENEGEGLNLTIQVKDGILKHSKGKSPLIAENGMPQTLEGQIIRIADKIAYINHDLEDAIRAGIISYQDIPKEITSILGKTKSERITTIVLSVINSTIENDYKYIVMEDKIYDAMYKLRDFLFENVYNSKPVTSQLDKAKSVVKALFEYYAKNYWEIPFYYKYLDKWGEYNPIQASVDYVAGMTDRFAIKKYTEIFIPKGWAVI is encoded by the coding sequence ATGATTAGAGAAAATATTGAAAATATAGAAGAAAAATATTTACATCCAAAGGCTACCAAAAGCAAAGATGCAAAAAGAGAAAGAGAAGAAAAAGAATGTAATATCAGAACAGCTTTCCAAAGAGATAGGGATAGAATTTTACATTCAAAAGCATTTAGAAGATTAAAACATAAAACACAGGTTTTTATGGCACCGGAAGGTGACCATTATAGAACAAGATTAACACATACCTTAGAAGTATCACAGATAGCAAGAACAATAGCCAGAGCTTTAAGATTAAATGAAGATTTAGTAGAAGCTATAGCTTACGGGCATGATTTAGGACATACACCATTTGGACATGCAGGAGAGTTTATACTAAAAGAAGGTGGAAGTTATCATCATGCCAAACATAGTCTTAGAGTTGTAGAAAAACTTGAGAATGAAGGAGAAGGATTAAATCTAACAATCCAGGTAAAAGACGGTATTTTAAAACATAGTAAAGGAAAATCACCATTAATTGCAGAAAATGGTATGCCACAAACCTTAGAAGGACAGATAATAAGAATAGCTGACAAAATAGCATATATAAATCACGATTTAGAAGATGCAATTAGAGCTGGTATAATTAGCTATCAAGATATTCCAAAAGAGATAACATCAATCCTTGGAAAAACTAAATCTGAAAGAATTACAACAATTGTTTTAAGTGTTATAAATTCAACTATTGAAAATGATTATAAATATATAGTTATGGAAGATAAAATCTATGATGCAATGTATAAATTGAGGGATTTTTTATTTGAGAATGTTTATAACTCAAAACCGGTTACATCCCAATTAGATAAAGCAAAATCTGTTGTCAAAGCTTTATTTGAATATTATGCAAAAAATTATTGGGAAATTCCTTTTTATTATAAATATCTTGATAAATGGGGAGAATACAATCCTATACAGGCCTCTGTTGATTATGTAGCCGGAATGACAGATAGATTTGCAATCAAAAAATATACAGAAATATTTATTCCAAAAGGCTGGGCAGTTATTTAA
- a CDS encoding DHH family phosphoesterase, which yields MTVCIYHKNCNDGSTAAAILLTKFPDCKLFAFDHGYKDEDMENLLNNIEEGDIVYIVDFALRSEKDYEKIFQKAKEIINLDHHITVKDKLQQIAQKYPNFKFIFDNNKSGASITWQYLYGDNYPEFVKLVEDKDIWKWEYGEKTKYLNAFLTMYTDKPEEIKNMLNQDINQLLEKGKIISDYNDFLINRFVEKAKELPLKIGDYIVKGYNACLFQSEIGNLLSTQNDQAVALFNFSGINVKLSFRSLDHHNPSAADLAQILGGGGHRNASGAMITVSEFIKLINI from the coding sequence ATGACTGTTTGTATTTATCACAAAAATTGTAATGATGGTTCTACGGCAGCAGCAATACTTTTGACTAAATTTCCGGATTGTAAATTATTTGCTTTTGACCACGGATATAAAGATGAAGATATGGAAAATTTATTAAATAATATAGAAGAAGGTGATATTGTATATATAGTTGATTTTGCCTTACGGAGCGAAAAAGATTATGAAAAAATATTTCAAAAAGCAAAAGAAATTATAAATTTAGACCATCATATTACCGTAAAAGATAAATTACAGCAGATAGCCCAAAAATATCCGAATTTTAAATTTATATTTGATAATAATAAATCCGGTGCGAGTATTACTTGGCAGTATCTTTATGGAGATAATTATCCGGAGTTTGTTAAACTTGTAGAAGATAAAGATATATGGAAATGGGAATATGGAGAAAAAACAAAATATTTAAATGCATTCCTTACCATGTATACAGACAAACCGGAAGAGATAAAAAATATGTTAAATCAAGATATAAATCAGCTTCTTGAAAAAGGCAAAATTATATCCGATTATAATGATTTTTTAATAAATAGATTTGTAGAAAAAGCAAAAGAACTTCCATTAAAAATAGGTGATTATATTGTAAAAGGATATAATGCTTGTTTATTCCAATCAGAAATAGGAAATCTTTTATCAACTCAAAATGACCAAGCAGTTGCTTTATTTAACTTTTCCGGAATAAATGTAAAATTAAGTTTTAGGAGTTTAGACCATCATAATCCTTCAGCAGCTGATTTGGCACAAATCCTTGGTGGTGGTGGACATAGAAATGCTTCCGGAGCAATGATAACAGTATCGGAATTTATAAAATTAATTAATATATGA
- the fabD gene encoding ACP S-malonyltransferase, producing the protein MAKIAFVFPGQGSQYLGMGKDIYDNFEEIRNLYKEVDEKIGFSLTDIIFSDEEKLNLTEYTQPAILLTSYAIYKIFSKKGIKPDFVAGHSLGEFTALTVAESIDIKDAVYLTHIRGKLMQTAVPSDKGLMAAIIGLDADKIEEILKRVDGIVEIANYNSYEQTVISGEKEAVEKAMEILKSEGAKKVVPLAVSVPAHSSLLKEKAKEFGEYIEKIDIKDAKIPVISNITAKPIMKKEEIKEELKMHFYSPVRWTKTIEYLVSEGVNTIYEIGPKKVLTGLIKRINKNIQLYNIETLEDINKIG; encoded by the coding sequence ATGGCTAAAATAGCTTTTGTTTTTCCGGGACAGGGTTCTCAATATCTTGGAATGGGAAAAGATATTTATGATAATTTTGAAGAAATCAGAAATTTATATAAAGAAGTAGATGAAAAAATTGGTTTTAGTTTAACGGATATTATATTTTCAGATGAAGAAAAATTAAATCTAACAGAATATACTCAACCGGCTATATTACTTACTTCTTATGCAATTTACAAAATATTTAGTAAAAAAGGAATAAAACCTGATTTCGTTGCAGGACATTCACTTGGAGAATTTACTGCTTTGACGGTAGCAGAAAGTATAGATATTAAAGATGCTGTTTATCTTACCCATATTAGAGGTAAGCTTATGCAAACGGCTGTTCCTTCTGACAAAGGATTAATGGCAGCAATAATAGGCTTAGATGCTGATAAAATAGAAGAAATTTTAAAAAGAGTAGATGGAATAGTAGAGATAGCTAATTATAACTCTTATGAGCAAACTGTAATATCAGGTGAAAAAGAAGCAGTTGAGAAAGCTATGGAGATACTCAAATCAGAAGGAGCTAAAAAAGTAGTTCCTTTGGCAGTATCTGTGCCGGCACACTCTTCCCTTTTAAAAGAAAAAGCAAAAGAATTCGGAGAATATATAGAAAAGATAGATATAAAAGATGCAAAAATACCGGTTATATCAAATATTACTGCAAAACCAATAATGAAAAAAGAAGAAATAAAAGAAGAGTTAAAGATGCATTTTTATTCTCCTGTTAGATGGACAAAAACCATAGAATATCTTGTATCAGAAGGTGTAAATACAATATATGAAATAGGGCCTAAAAAAGTTTTAACCGGATTAATAAAAAGAATAAATAAAAATATTCAACTTTATAATATAGAAACATTGGAAGATATTAACAAAATTGGATAA
- a CDS encoding TetR/AcrR family transcriptional regulator has protein sequence MAVAEELSTKEKIIKAGAEIIVKEGLRKFTARNVANKIGLTDAALYKHFPSLDDIIIQIIERYIKKCSESVDRAVEIGGSTVDILKQVMREHISVLEETRGAVPILCFEFSRSGNKKFFDILHKFVESYKTKLSAIIRIGQKEGIIREDINPEDTAMLFVGLIQAKTFAYVMENREGKIIQDPEMLISELFYGILKR, from the coding sequence ATGGCAGTGGCAGAAGAGCTTTCAACAAAAGAAAAAATAATCAAAGCCGGAGCAGAGATAATAGTTAAGGAAGGACTTAGAAAATTCACAGCAAGAAATGTTGCAAATAAAATAGGACTTACAGATGCAGCATTATATAAACATTTCCCATCTCTTGATGATATTATTATTCAGATAATAGAAAGATATATAAAAAAATGTTCCGAAAGTGTAGATAGGGCAGTAGAGATAGGTGGTTCTACTGTAGATATTTTAAAGCAAGTTATGAGAGAGCATATATCTGTTTTGGAAGAAACAAGAGGAGCTGTTCCGATTCTTTGTTTTGAGTTTAGTAGGTCAGGAAATAAAAAATTTTTTGATATATTACATAAATTTGTAGAAAGTTATAAAACAAAATTATCTGCTATAATAAGAATAGGACAAAAAGAAGGTATTATCAGAGAAGATATAAATCCGGAAGATACAGCTATGTTATTTGTTGGATTAATACAGGCAAAAACATTTGCTTATGTAATGGAAAATAGAGAAGGAAAAATAATACAAGACCCAGAAATGTTAATTTCAGAACTATTTTACGGAATATTAAAAAGATGA
- the dtd gene encoding D-aminoacyl-tRNA deacylase, whose product MIAVLQRVNKSYVEVDGKIVGEIGKGINILLGIEKGDTEEDLNKLVKKIINLRIFEDENKKMNLSILDIKGEILIVSQFTLVANLKKGNRPSFENAELPEKAKTLYERFVKELSVYLPVKTGIFGADMKVFIENDGPVTFILNSKNL is encoded by the coding sequence ATGATAGCAGTTTTGCAAAGAGTTAATAAATCTTATGTAGAAGTTGATGGAAAAATAGTAGGAGAAATAGGAAAAGGAATAAATATTCTTCTTGGTATAGAAAAGGGAGATACAGAAGAAGATTTAAATAAATTAGTGAAAAAAATAATTAATCTCAGAATATTTGAAGATGAAAATAAAAAAATGAATTTATCTATTCTTGATATTAAAGGTGAGATTTTAATAGTTTCTCAATTTACATTGGTAGCTAATTTGAAAAAGGGGAATAGACCTTCTTTTGAAAATGCAGAACTACCGGAAAAAGCAAAAACTCTTTATGAAAGATTTGTTAAAGAACTATCTGTATATCTTCCGGTAAAAACCGGTATTTTTGGAGCAGATATGAAAGTTTTCATAGAGAATGATGGTCCTGTTACATTTATTTTAAATTCTAAAAATTTATAA
- a CDS encoding trimeric intracellular cation channel family protein, whose protein sequence is MELLTDVFFYMNIIGLIAFAVTGSLKAIKEGLDLLGITVLGIMTALGGGIVRDIMVNQIPNALKSLSDMSFALLGVWLAIVVYKITKTDLQNRYIILIPDAIGLSAFTTTGAIIAYNANISFFGVIILATITGVGGGLISDLLLGKVPSVLRDDFYASCSIIGAISFYITILITGDLTISSVICSLSVFMIRVVAILYNWHLPKFS, encoded by the coding sequence ATGGAATTATTAACTGATGTATTTTTTTATATGAATATAATCGGACTTATAGCATTTGCAGTTACCGGTTCATTAAAGGCTATAAAAGAAGGTTTGGATTTACTTGGCATAACTGTGCTTGGTATTATGACTGCCCTTGGTGGTGGTATTGTAAGGGATATTATGGTTAATCAAATTCCAAATGCTTTAAAATCTTTATCTGATATGAGTTTTGCCCTTTTGGGAGTTTGGCTTGCAATAGTTGTTTATAAGATAACAAAAACTGATTTGCAAAACAGATATATTATTCTTATTCCTGATGCTATTGGACTTTCTGCATTTACTACTACCGGTGCAATCATTGCTTACAATGCCAATATATCATTTTTCGGTGTTATAATACTTGCTACAATAACCGGCGTTGGTGGTGGATTAATAAGTGATTTACTTCTTGGAAAAGTTCCATCTGTTTTAAGAGATGATTTTTATGCAAGTTGTAGTATAATTGGTGCTATCTCATTTTATATAACGATTTTAATAACGGGCGATTTAACAATAAGTTCAGTTATATGTAGTTTATCGGTTTTTATGATAAGAGTAGTTGCTATACTTTATAATTGGCATTTGCCAAAATTCTCTTAA
- the bioD gene encoding dethiobiotin synthase, with protein MDKAIFITATDTGVGKTTISKALAKLLKDKGYKVAYFKPIETGIEKEENTDYYSLLQITKQEDLAVLYKFKNPVAPYTATLLEGVDIDIDLIKNHLENLKNKYDFVIVEGAGGVAVPIKIDYTYLDFIKETKIPVLVVSRSKLGTINHTYLTIKALKDINADIKGIIINEYEGNDISEKTNPEIIEKMTNIPILAICNKSDNPTEECYKKLLNKINI; from the coding sequence TTGGATAAAGCAATATTTATAACAGCAACAGATACAGGTGTAGGTAAAACTACCATATCCAAAGCATTGGCGAAATTATTAAAAGATAAAGGTTATAAAGTTGCTTATTTTAAGCCAATAGAAACAGGTATAGAAAAAGAGGAAAATACTGATTATTACTCTCTTTTACAGATAACAAAACAGGAAGATTTAGCTGTCCTATATAAATTTAAAAATCCGGTAGCACCTTATACTGCAACATTATTAGAAGGGGTAGATATTGATATTGATTTAATAAAAAATCATCTTGAAAATCTTAAAAATAAATATGATTTTGTTATTGTGGAGGGAGCCGGAGGAGTTGCAGTTCCTATAAAGATAGATTACACATATTTAGATTTTATAAAAGAAACAAAAATTCCTGTTTTGGTAGTAAGTCGCTCAAAACTTGGAACAATAAATCATACATATCTAACAATAAAAGCCTTAAAAGATATAAATGCAGATATAAAAGGAATAATAATAAACGAATATGAAGGAAATGATATATCCGAAAAAACGAATCCGGAAATTATTGAAAAAATGACAAATATACCCATCTTGGCTATATGCAACAAATCAGACAATCCTACAGAAGAATGTTATAAAAAATTATTGAATAAAATAAATATATAA
- a CDS encoding SemiSWEET family sugar transporter — protein MENLENKELIGIIAGILTTSAYIPQTIKVIKSKSAKDFSWIWLIFMIIGILLWFLYGLMLKSLALIFANGISIMSLLTIAVVKYVYRQS, from the coding sequence ATGGAGAATTTGGAAAATAAAGAGTTAATAGGTATAATCGCAGGGATATTAACAACTTCTGCATATATACCACAAACAATAAAAGTAATAAAATCAAAATCAGCAAAAGATTTTTCTTGGATATGGCTTATTTTTATGATTATAGGAATATTGCTATGGTTTTTATATGGATTGATGTTAAAAAGTTTAGCTTTAATATTTGCTAATGGAATATCTATTATGAGTTTATTAACTATTGCGGTGGTGAAATATGTTTATAGACAAAGCTAA